The window ACACACCGGATTGAATGCCAAACGTTCCGGTCTGTTGACTGCGGGGAACATCAAACTTGCCGAGCAGTATTCCGTCGGTGATGTCTGGAGCGTCTTCCCAGGTCGATTCGTCTTTTAAAACTTCTTTGGACGGATTGGTCACACCATAAATCGCGAACGTGTTGAGTTTTGGCAATCGAGAAGCAAAGCCCTTCCCACTGGGAACCTGATTCAAACGCAAACGAGCGGTGGTGACTGAATTCAGATCCACGCCGCTGACGTTCATTGAAAAGAACGCTCGCATATCCCACTTACGACTGTCCGCTCGTTTCACCATCAGCATCTCAGGGTGAATCCACTTGCCTCGTCGATTGTTCCGAATGACGTAGTTAGCGCGACCTTCGGTTCCGATGCGAAGCAGCTGTGGACCAGCGGCGTTGGATTGGTCGTATTCCTGTTCGGACGACAATCCGGGATGCGCTGACAGAACGTCATTTGACAGCGAAGCAAACTCTTCATCGAACAATCGGACTTCCTCGCCGCTTGCAGGATGGTGAACCGAAATTTCACCTTGAAGCACTTCGAAATCCGATGTTTGCGTTGACTCTTTTACCGAGACCGCGAATTGGGTTCCGTGATCGACCGCGTATCCACCGGGTGTTTCGACCACAAAACCGTGTGCGGACTCAGGCACATCGATGACGGCGGCACCGTCAACCATGCGAACCCGCATCGCATCGACCAGTTCAAACTGGGCTGGAGCTTCGAAAGTCATCTTGGCTCCCGATCCAAACTCCACGGTTGCGATCCCGGTCATCAACTTCATTTCGCCGGCGACCAAATTGGATCCAACCGTCGTCGGCAGAACACTTTCCCACGCGGCGTTTTCGCTGGTACTGAGAATCGCGATTGGTTGTGGCTCGTTCGTCCCTGTCGTGAGAACAATCGCGAGCAACAATGACGCTGCCATCGCACACCAACCGATCAACCAAATGTTTCGATTGGTTGTGGAACCAACGACGACCGGCGGTTCCATCGAATTTTGAATCGCCAGATCACGCAACCCGGTGTCGGTGGCCGCCGCGATCACGAATTGTTTACGCAAGTTCGAGTCGTTGGCGAGTTGGCTTTCCAGTTCGATCACTTCGGATTCGGAAAGCGTTCCCATCATGTATCGCTGAATCAGTTCATCTGGATTCATCTCAGGACGCCTCCATTTGCAAACGTTGCTGGACGCACGCCGAGAGCTTTACGCGGAGTCGTCCCAGCAATTTGTAAAACGCGTTGACGGTTTTGCCGCAGTCGTCTGCGAGCTTGGTGAGCTGCACATTGCCCTGGTACGGTGCCATCAACAATTCCTGGTGCGGCCGAGAGAATTCGGTCATGCAATCTTGAAGAGCGGATCGAATTTCGGCGATTCGTTCTGCCTCAATCGCTTCCGCTTCGTCCGCGATTTGCTTGAGCACTTCATCGCTGAGTAGCCGGCCATCGCGTCGCAAACCGGTGACCGCGTTGAGGCATTTGAAACGCAGAATCACTTTGGCCCACGGAAGAAAACCGTCTTCGCCATTCAACTGCGAAAACTTTTGCCACATCGTCACACTGGCTTCTTGGATTGCATCATCGACCGCATTCCAGTTGGGCAGGATCGACCTTGCGAACGCTCGGAGAGCGGTTTCGTGCTTGACAAAGAGACGCATAAAATCGCTCTCGGTCAACGCTCGCTGCGGAGCTTGCATCGGCGGGTCGTGGGATGGGGACATGACTACCTATTTGAGTCCCCGAAGCAACCTGCCGCAAATTCTCGCGACTTTCGAGAAAAAGTTCTCCGCGAGAATGACTTGCCCAAAACACGTCAGGGACCGAGCAACCCGCCAAAAGAACGCGGTCAATCAATCCGTCCGCATGCTCTTACAATCTCGCAAAACAATCGGCGAATCGCCCCCGCGGGTGATGTTGTTTTGGATCAAGCAGTCCGAACACTCCACCGCAAGAATGGCTGGTACCGTGTCGTCAGAAAACAGTCCGCCCTGTATCAGGATGCGCTGACAACGAGTCATTTCCAACACCGCGGGACGCTCGCGGACACCTCGGATCACATTCGCGGAAAGAACACAATCGCGGCAGTCGGTTAGTTGAACGCCATGTTTGGCGACCGAGTTGCGTCCCAAGTGGTAGCGAGGGTTCCGGTCCATCGCGTTGGACGCGAGCGTCACTGATTCGCAGTGCTCCATCACAAGGTTGCTGTGGAAACCCTGCCACATGGTGTTGCCCGTGACGGTTGCACTCCGCAGATGACGCAAGTGAATGTTCACTTGAGCGTCGGAAAGGATGTTACCACTGATGGTGACATTGCCGTGTCGCCGTTCATCCGTGCCGTTGACGGCCTCGCTGTGCAGATTAATCCGGATGTTGGCGGAATCCTTTCCCTGATGGGTGTGCTGAATCGTGCAACCCGTGATGGCAACTTCGCCGATCGATCCCGATCCACTGACAATCCAAACGTTCGCGGAAGACGCGGCATCGGCGGGTCCCATGTTGCCTTCGATGTCACATCCGGTGATGTGCAAGTTACGAACGTTGCCGCCGCGTAAGACAATCCCGCCTCCAGCGTTGTAGCTGATGTGACTTCCCGTGACGTTGATCTGGTGCAGATTGACGGCGTCTAAGAACAATCCGACGCCTGAGTTTTCATAGAGATGGCAATCACTGACGATCACGTTGCGATTGCGATTCACCAAATGAATCGCGTGTCGTGACTTGCGAATGGTCAGGTTGTGAAGCGTGGGCTGCATCGTTCCCGAAAGTTCGATTCCATCGGCATCCGGATGTTCGCCGACGATTTCCAAGTCGGAAACGATCAAAGCATTCTGCCGATCCCAAACTTCATCGGTTACCGTCTTTGGGTCGGCAGTTCCAGCGTGCGTGCCCACGACTTGAATTGCAGGACCGGCCCCTGCCATCACGATTCGAACTCGCCCCATCCCTTTGAACGCGATCGAACCGTTGCTCTTCAGGTCAACTCGAAGCGGCCGCGTGATGCGGTAGGTTCCCGCAGGAAGGCTTACATCATGTTCGGCGTCAATCCACTTTTGGATTGCCGTCGTGTCGTCGGCAACGCCATCTCCGATCGGGTCAGCCGCGGAGACGCTCGGCTGAATCACGAACGAGCAAACGGAAAACGCCGTGATCGACGCGAGGAAGAGACAACAAGAGACTCGGCGGGCGGGACAGCAGTTCATGGTGGTCCATTCTCAATGGTGGGAGGTAGGACCGGCCAGTCTAGCATTCTCAACGAGGTCGATTGTCGCCCGTCGGCTTTGCCTACGATCGGAGCTCGGCGACAACAGCATGGAGCCGATCACCGAGGTCGTGAGCACACCTGACTGCATCAACCGAGCGGCTAGACGATGGTCTAGGCCGACAGGTTGGTCCCCACATCGGTGCGGTAAGCGGATGCGGCGGGAACGATCCCAGCAAGCAAACTCAATCCGATGACCAATGGCAACAGATAAAGCTCATAGGTACTCATCGAGAAGAAACCAACCTGCACCCCTGTCCTCGCTTCGATCAATGGGCTGGCGGCGAGGATTCCGAGATGAGCCAGCACCCAGCCAGCGATGCCGCCAACCAAGGCAATGATGAGACTTTCGAACAGGATGATCCATGTCACACTGCCGCGGCGAGCACCCAAGGCACGCATCACCGCAATGTCCCGCTTGCGATCGTTCATCGAGTTGTAGATCGCGACCAATACACCGACCGCGGCAACAACGCAGGTGATCAACGTGATGGCCAGCAAGGCTTGCATGAGCGGGCCAACGATCATCGTCATCAATTTGTTGATCTCTCCGATCGGCGTTGCCGCTTCCGCCCGCACGCTCTCTTTGATTCGATTTTGAAGCATGGGAGCCATCATCAAATTCCCATTGCGAACCAAGATAGACGTGACTTCGCGTTCGGGGATCGTCAGCAACAATGGATCGTCTGGACCAGCCGTTTCGGCGGACTCGGGCAACACAATCACAGCGTCATCCGGGATCGGTTTCGCGTGTCCCTCGAGCAAGTAAAAACCCTCCAGGTTCACAAACGCGGCTCGGTCGTTGGGTGTCCCGGTGGGATCCAAAACACCGACAATTTGGAAACCTTGTCCGTGGCCTTTGCCTTCCGGGTCCCCGTGAGTGGGTTTCATCACATCACCGACTCGCATCCCCATTTGAGCGGCCACGCGAGAACCAAGCACACATTCAAAGTAGCTGTTCTCTTCGTTGTGGAACTCAAAGTTCCGACCTTCTTCAAACGTGAACGGCTGATCGGCATCGGGACCGTGTTTCAACAATTCGAAAAAGTCCGGTGTCGTCCCAACCACGCGGAATTCACCGAAATAATCGCCCAGTGCGAGCGGGATCGCATAGCCATCCGTCATGAATCCCGCGTAAACACCATCGCGTTCACCAAGAGCGGGATCACCTCCGAAGGTACGGACCATCTCCGCCCGTTTCTCTTTCGGATAGAACTCCATGTATTCCGTGTAGGGTAGGTTCTCGATCGGTTGGCTGAGGTAGTAGACCGCGTTGAGCGTCAACTGCAGCGTGCTGCCTTTGGGACCGACGACCAAGTTGTATCCCACCGACGCATTTCGAACGAAGGCTTCGCTGATGATGCCATAAACCGACATCACCAGAACCACCAACCCGACGCCCAACGTCAGCGACAACGTGGTCAAGAAACTCGACAAAGCTCGGTAGCGAAAGTTTCGCCACGCGATGAATAACAGGCTCATGTTCCGGCCCCCAGCGGCGAGAAGGCTCGGTTGATGTCTTCGAGTTTGTCACAACGCTGAAAACGTTGAGCGACGTCCATGCTGTGCGTGACCATCAACAATGAGATGTTTTCGTCACGGCAGGAGTCGATAATCAGATTCAACACCGTGTCGGCACTGGCCGGATCGACATTGGCGGTGGGTTCGTCGGCAAGCAGAAGTTTCGGACGCCCTGCGAGAGCCCTCGCGATTGCGACGCGCTGCTGTTGCCCGACCGACAATTGATTCGGCCGGTAGTGGGCTCGATCGGACAATCCCACTCGATCGAGCAGATCCGACGCTCGAGTTGCATCGACACTGCCGCTGCCAAACGACATGCCGAGTTTGACGTTCTCAAGTGCTGAGAACGCGGGCAACAAGTTGAATGTTTGGAAGACGTAGCCAATCGTTCCGGCACGAAAACGATCTCGGCCTTGTTCACTCAACCGAGTGAGTTCCAAATTGTTGATGCGAATCGAACCGGAGGTCGCCGTCAGCATGCCAGCAATCAGGTGCAACAAAGTCGTCTTGCCGCCACCGCTTTGTCCGATCAAGGCAACTTGCTCGCCCACCGCGATGTTGAACTGCGGCACATCCAGCACCGTCAGTTCGCCTCCACCCGGTTGATCGAATCGTTTGATCAGGTTCTCAATCGCTAGCATGTCGCTGTTAACTTTCGCCGGATGGCAGTTCATTACTTCCGCCGCATGGCTCGTTGCAGCCCGCGGTCGGATTCGCGTTTTTTGATCGTCTCACGTTTGTCGTGCAGTTTTTTGCCTTTGACCAAACCCATCACGCATTTGGCAAGGCCTCGTTCACTGAAGTACACCCGCAGCGGGATCAGTGTCAGCCCCCGCTCGAATGCGCGACCTGCAAATTTGTCA of the Rhodopirellula baltica SH 1 genome contains:
- a CDS encoding ABC transporter ATP-binding protein, with the protein product MNCHPAKVNSDMLAIENLIKRFDQPGGGELTVLDVPQFNIAVGEQVALIGQSGGGKTTLLHLIAGMLTATSGSIRINNLELTRLSEQGRDRFRAGTIGYVFQTFNLLPAFSALENVKLGMSFGSGSVDATRASDLLDRVGLSDRAHYRPNQLSVGQQQRVAIARALAGRPKLLLADEPTANVDPASADTVLNLIIDSCRDENISLLMVTHSMDVAQRFQRCDKLEDINRAFSPLGAGT
- a CDS encoding ABC transporter permease codes for the protein MSLLFIAWRNFRYRALSSFLTTLSLTLGVGLVVLVMSVYGIISEAFVRNASVGYNLVVGPKGSTLQLTLNAVYYLSQPIENLPYTEYMEFYPKEKRAEMVRTFGGDPALGERDGVYAGFMTDGYAIPLALGDYFGEFRVVGTTPDFFELLKHGPDADQPFTFEEGRNFEFHNEENSYFECVLGSRVAAQMGMRVGDVMKPTHGDPEGKGHGQGFQIVGVLDPTGTPNDRAAFVNLEGFYLLEGHAKPIPDDAVIVLPESAETAGPDDPLLLTIPEREVTSILVRNGNLMMAPMLQNRIKESVRAEAATPIGEINKLMTMIVGPLMQALLAITLITCVVAAVGVLVAIYNSMNDRKRDIAVMRALGARRGSVTWIILFESLIIALVGGIAGWVLAHLGILAASPLIEARTGVQVGFFSMSTYELYLLPLVIGLSLLAGIVPAASAYRTDVGTNLSA
- a CDS encoding sigma-70 family RNA polymerase sigma factor — translated: MQAPQRALTESDFMRLFVKHETALRAFARSILPNWNAVDDAIQEASVTMWQKFSQLNGEDGFLPWAKVILRFKCLNAVTGLRRDGRLLSDEVLKQIADEAEAIEAERIAEIRSALQDCMTEFSRPHQELLMAPYQGNVQLTKLADDCGKTVNAFYKLLGRLRVKLSACVQQRLQMEAS
- a CDS encoding FecR domain-containing protein, yielding MNPDELIQRYMMGTLSESEVIELESQLANDSNLRKQFVIAAATDTGLRDLAIQNSMEPPVVVGSTTNRNIWLIGWCAMAASLLLAIVLTTGTNEPQPIAILSTSENAAWESVLPTTVGSNLVAGEMKLMTGIATVEFGSGAKMTFEAPAQFELVDAMRVRMVDGAAVIDVPESAHGFVVETPGGYAVDHGTQFAVSVKESTQTSDFEVLQGEISVHHPASGEEVRLFDEEFASLSNDVLSAHPGLSSEQEYDQSNAAGPQLLRIGTEGRANYVIRNNRRGKWIHPEMLMVKRADSRKWDMRAFFSMNVSGVDLNSVTTARLRLNQVPSGKGFASRLPKLNTFAIYGVTNPSKEVLKDESTWEDAPDITDGILLGKFDVPRSQQTGTFGIQSGVLLEFLRSDADGKVTFVLIRESGLIEGTDRGLVHAFANDAHPEVSGPLLEFTLD
- a CDS encoding right-handed parallel beta-helix repeat-containing protein is translated as MNCCPARRVSCCLFLASITAFSVCSFVIQPSVSAADPIGDGVADDTTAIQKWIDAEHDVSLPAGTYRITRPLRVDLKSNGSIAFKGMGRVRIVMAGAGPAIQVVGTHAGTADPKTVTDEVWDRQNALIVSDLEIVGEHPDADGIELSGTMQPTLHNLTIRKSRHAIHLVNRNRNVIVSDCHLYENSGVGLFLDAVNLHQINVTGSHISYNAGGGIVLRGGNVRNLHITGCDIEGNMGPADAASSANVWIVSGSGSIGEVAITGCTIQHTHQGKDSANIRINLHSEAVNGTDERRHGNVTISGNILSDAQVNIHLRHLRSATVTGNTMWQGFHSNLVMEHCESVTLASNAMDRNPRYHLGRNSVAKHGVQLTDCRDCVLSANVIRGVRERPAVLEMTRCQRILIQGGLFSDDTVPAILAVECSDCLIQNNITRGGDSPIVLRDCKSMRTD